The Pseudomonadota bacterium DNA window GATTCGCCAACTCGAGCCGACTCTTTCTCACGACTATGTCCGTGGAATTTTCGTGCGAGAGAATGGACACACCAGCAATCCGCATCGTTTGGTTTCAAGACTTGCCGAAGCCTTTCAGCGCGGTGGCGGCACGATTATTCGCAGCCGCGTGCTTGACTTTGAATTTGACGGCGCGCAGCTCCGCGCCGTTCGGACGACGGACGGATCGATCGCTGCGGAGATTGCCGTGGTAGCAGCAGGGGTTCATTCAAAGCCTCTGGCCGCAGCACTCGGCGATCGGATCCCGCTCGAGACTGAACGCGGCTACCACATCGTGCTCCGGAACCCCGAGATCATGCCGCGCATCCCCTTGGCGGATGTCGATGCGAAGCTCGTTGCGACCCCGATGGAGACAGGCTTGCGGTTTGCTGGAATCGTAGAGCTTGCGGGGTTGACCGCGCCGCCCAACTGGCGCCGGGCCGACATTCTGCTCGAGCGCGGACGCCGCATGCTGCCTAGCCTCGCGGGCAGCCATGCCGAGGAGAGCCTTTCCCGCTGGATGGGGCACCGGCCGAGCACTCCCGACTCGCTGCCGGTCATCGGGCCCGCCAGACGATCCCCTGACGTGTTTTACGCCTTCGGCCACGGCCATGTTGGGATGGCTGCCGCCCCCACGACCGGCAAGATCATCGGCGAGTTGGTGGGCGGCAAGGTACCTAGCATTCCGATCGAGCCCTTCCGAGCCGGTCGATTTTAGGCAGAACCATCACGCTCGGCGACGGTTCCGGGCGCTAAGTCTCGCGATTGGGACGGCGACTTGTGCGGGTTTTCGTATTGGGAATACGATCGTCCCTGACCGCCTCCCACCCTCCGATGTTGGCGAGAGCTATCGCGTGCCAGACGTTGTCATCGAATACCAGGATGTTGGGCTTCGCTACGGGACCTTTCAGGCGCTCGAGCAAATCAATGAGCGCATCGTTAAGGGCGATGTGGTGGTCGTTTGCGGGCCGAGCGGATCGGGAAAGAGTTCGCTCCTGCGGTGCACCAATGGGCTTGAGAGATTTCAAGAAGGCGACATCGTCGTTGCTGGAACCAGCGTACGAGGGTGTACCGACCTGCCTCGGCTTCGCTCGCGAATCGGCATGGTGTTCCAGCAATTCGATCTATATCCGCATAT harbors:
- a CDS encoding FAD-binding oxidoreductase, whose protein sequence is MSKKVVVIGAGMVGIVAASFLQRDGHTVAVVDPNGPGEGASFGNAGGLNPSSVVPMSMPGIVRNVPKWLSDPLGPLAIRWTYLPSLLPWLIRFIRAGTPERVESQARALRDLLGPCLDCLEPLVKAADAQDLVHRRGALFVSRSKDAFTNDRAAWDLRRRHGVKWDDLNADEIRQLEPTLSHDYVRGIFVRENGHTSNPHRLVSRLAEAFQRGGGTIIRSRVLDFEFDGAQLRAVRTTDGSIAAEIAVVAAGVHSKPLAAALGDRIPLETERGYHIVLRNPEIMPRIPLADVDAKLVATPMETGLRFAGIVELAGLTAPPNWRRADILLERGRRMLPSLAGSHAEESLSRWMGHRPSTPDSLPVIGPARRSPDVFYAFGHGHVGMAAAPTTGKIIGELVGGKVPSIPIEPFRAGRF
- a CDS encoding amino acid ABC transporter ATP-binding protein, encoding MLGWLPPPRPARSSASWWAARYLAFRSSPSEPVDFRQNHHARRRFRALSLAIGTATCAGFRIGNTIVPDRLPPSDVGESYRVPDVVIEYQDVGLRYGTFQALEQINERIVKGDVVVVCGPSGSGKSSLLRCTNGLERFQEGDIVVAGTSVRGCTDLPRLRSRIGMVFQQFDLYPHMTCLKNVMLAPIRVLGWSRRQAQDKAEALLDRFGILEQALKYPAELSGGQQQRVAICRALALEPAVMMFDEPTSALDPEMIGEVLDIIRDLARDHMTMLIVTHEMRFARKVANRILFMEGGKIVDRGGSAEFFDNPSNPRTARFLERILG